The Pontibacter pudoricolor genome contains a region encoding:
- the gatB gene encoding Asp-tRNA(Asn)/Glu-tRNA(Gln) amidotransferase subunit GatB has product MDKAIRDKYQAIIGLEVHAQLLTESKAYSSDSTEYGMLPNTNLSAITLGHPGTLPRINKTVVEMAVKMGLATNCNITRYNIYARKNYFYPDLPKGYQITQDKTPVCTAGHIVVKDAEDNDKRIGITRIHMEEDAGKSMHLAGETETLVDFNRAGVPLIEIVSEPDIRDSVEAYNYLTEIKRLVKYLDICDGNMEEGSLRCDANISVMLKDSPLWGTKVEVKNMNSFRNVQRAIEHEIERQIMVLENGGSVDGETRNFDANTGTTTAMRSKETLNDYRYFPEPDLPPLVIEQEWLERIKETMPSLPQELYKRFTEEYGLPEYDANVLTDAKEVALYFAELCKYTSNYKAASNWVMGPVKSYLNELQLHMKDFPLQPHSIAEIIALVDENKVSHSVASKKIFPYMLENPGTPAHQVAEEQNLLQDSDDGALEAIIAEVVAGNPQKVAEYKAGKQSLVGMFMGEVMKKTKGKADPKVANKLLVERLNA; this is encoded by the coding sequence ATGGATAAAGCGATAAGAGATAAATACCAGGCGATCATCGGTCTGGAAGTGCACGCGCAGTTGCTGACAGAGAGTAAGGCGTATAGTTCTGACTCGACAGAGTACGGTATGCTGCCAAACACCAACCTGAGCGCCATCACGCTTGGTCACCCGGGCACGTTGCCGCGCATTAACAAAACCGTTGTAGAGATGGCTGTAAAAATGGGCCTTGCTACAAACTGTAACATTACGCGCTATAACATCTACGCCCGAAAAAATTACTTCTATCCCGATCTTCCGAAAGGCTACCAGATCACGCAGGATAAAACGCCTGTTTGTACGGCCGGCCACATCGTTGTGAAAGACGCGGAAGACAATGACAAACGTATTGGCATTACCCGTATTCACATGGAAGAGGATGCGGGCAAGTCGATGCACTTAGCCGGTGAAACGGAAACACTGGTTGACTTTAACCGTGCCGGTGTACCGTTGATCGAGATCGTTTCGGAGCCGGATATCCGTGATTCTGTGGAAGCTTACAACTACCTGACCGAGATCAAACGCCTGGTAAAGTACCTGGATATTTGCGACGGTAATATGGAAGAAGGCTCGCTGCGTTGCGATGCCAACATTTCAGTGATGCTAAAAGATTCGCCGCTTTGGGGTACGAAGGTGGAAGTGAAAAATATGAACTCCTTCCGTAACGTGCAGCGCGCTATTGAACACGAGATCGAGCGCCAGATCATGGTACTTGAAAACGGCGGCTCAGTAGATGGTGAAACACGCAACTTCGATGCCAACACCGGTACAACTACGGCCATGCGTTCTAAAGAGACTCTGAATGATTACCGTTACTTTCCGGAGCCGGACCTTCCACCGTTGGTGATTGAGCAGGAATGGCTGGAGCGCATAAAAGAAACGATGCCAAGTCTTCCGCAGGAACTATACAAGCGCTTTACAGAAGAGTATGGCCTGCCGGAATATGATGCCAATGTACTGACCGATGCGAAAGAAGTAGCGTTATACTTTGCGGAACTTTGCAAGTATACATCTAACTATAAGGCAGCCTCAAACTGGGTTATGGGTCCGGTAAAATCGTACCTGAACGAGCTGCAACTGCACATGAAAGACTTCCCGCTGCAGCCGCACAGTATAGCAGAGATAATTGCATTAGTGGATGAGAACAAGGTAAGCCACTCGGTAGCTTCTAAAAAAATATTCCCTTACATGCTGGAGAACCCCGGCACACCGGCACACCAGGTAGCAGAGGAACAAAACCTGTTGCAGGATTCGGATGATGGCGCTCTGGAAGCAATAATTGCTGAGGTGGTAGCTGGTAATCCGCAGAAAGTGGCAGAATATAAAGCAGGTAAGCAAAGCCTGGTGGGCATGTTTATGGGCGAAGTAATGAAGAAAACCAAAGGCAAGGCCGACCCTAAAGTGGCAAACAAATTGTTGGTTGAGCGCCTGAATGCTTAA
- the alaS gene encoding alanine--tRNA ligase, with amino-acid sequence MNSAEIRQKFLDFFASKQHQIVPSAPIVVKDDPTLMFINSGMAPFKDYFLGNKPAPYKRIADTQKCLRVSGKHNDLEEVGYDTYHHTMFEMLGNWSFGDYFKKDALEWSWELLTEVYKLPKDRLYVSVFQGDASENLQMDQDAFNIWKSMIAEDRILMGNKKDNFWEMGDTGPCGPCSEIHVDLRTDEERAQVDGKSLVNNDHPQVVEIWNNVFMEFNRLADGSLVKLPAQHVDTGMGFERLCMAIQGKRSNYDTDVFQPLIQFVAKEAGVVYGEDEKTDIAIRVISDHIRAIAFTIADGQLPSNNKAGYVIRRILRRAVRYGFTFLVFKKPFLYKLAAVLADQMETVFPELKQQLSFVQRVIEEEENAFLRTLENGLKRLDALEAKFKENNNTIDGKTAFELYDTFGFPLDLTALIAREKGLTVDEAGFGVEMEQQKNRSRNASASEQSDWVIVQPDVTTEFVGYDCNVSDSHIVRYRQVKTKNKSEFHIVLDRTPFYAESGGQVGDTGYLVSDSEQIEVLDTKKENDLILHITTKLPQNIEAAFRSEIDFERRNYIRKNHSATHLLHAALREVLGEHVQQKGSLVNEKVLRFDFSHFAKVEDAQIREIEHIVNERVRQSIPLEEQRNVPIAEAKEMGATALFGEKYGEYVRVIAFDREHSVELCGGTHVYNTGEIGYFKIVSESSVAAGVRRIEAVTASLAEDFVQAQLDELHAVREVLNTQSNVSGAVQKLQDDNKALQKQLEQFELKQLSGLKDTLAQKALQLDGINLVAEQVEVSNADHLKKLAFDMRQVVDNLILVLAAEIDGKPQIAVMLSDNLVAEKNLNASQMVRELAKEIKGGGGGQPFYATAGGKDSSGLQAVPGKAVELVKSLMNN; translated from the coding sequence ATGAACTCAGCTGAGATAAGACAAAAGTTCCTGGATTTCTTCGCTTCCAAGCAACACCAGATCGTGCCATCGGCCCCGATCGTGGTAAAAGACGACCCAACCCTGATGTTTATCAACTCGGGTATGGCTCCCTTCAAAGACTACTTTTTAGGTAACAAGCCTGCGCCTTATAAGCGCATCGCCGATACCCAGAAATGCCTTCGCGTAAGCGGCAAGCACAACGACCTGGAAGAAGTAGGATACGACACCTATCACCATACCATGTTCGAGATGCTGGGCAACTGGTCGTTTGGCGATTATTTTAAGAAGGATGCGCTGGAATGGTCGTGGGAACTGCTCACCGAAGTTTACAAGCTACCGAAAGACAGATTATATGTTTCCGTGTTCCAGGGCGATGCTTCTGAGAACCTGCAAATGGACCAGGATGCTTTCAATATCTGGAAGTCAATGATTGCGGAAGATCGTATCCTGATGGGTAACAAGAAAGACAACTTCTGGGAGATGGGTGACACAGGCCCTTGCGGTCCGTGCTCTGAGATACACGTGGATTTGCGTACCGATGAAGAACGTGCGCAAGTTGATGGTAAATCATTAGTTAATAATGATCATCCACAGGTTGTCGAGATCTGGAATAACGTATTCATGGAGTTCAACCGCCTGGCCGATGGCTCGCTGGTAAAACTGCCTGCTCAACACGTAGATACCGGTATGGGCTTCGAACGTTTGTGCATGGCTATTCAGGGCAAGCGTTCCAACTATGATACCGATGTTTTCCAGCCGCTGATCCAGTTTGTGGCGAAAGAAGCCGGTGTCGTTTATGGTGAGGATGAGAAGACAGACATTGCCATCCGCGTTATTTCTGACCATATCCGTGCCATAGCCTTTACTATAGCCGATGGGCAGCTGCCATCTAACAACAAGGCTGGTTATGTTATCCGTCGTATCCTGCGCCGTGCGGTGCGTTATGGTTTTACTTTCCTTGTTTTCAAAAAGCCGTTCCTGTATAAACTGGCTGCCGTACTGGCCGACCAGATGGAAACTGTTTTCCCGGAACTGAAACAACAGCTAAGCTTCGTGCAGCGCGTGATCGAAGAAGAAGAGAACGCTTTCCTTAGAACTTTAGAAAATGGTCTGAAAAGACTGGATGCACTGGAAGCTAAATTCAAAGAGAACAACAATACAATCGATGGTAAAACTGCTTTCGAACTATACGATACCTTCGGTTTCCCGCTGGACCTAACTGCACTTATCGCCCGTGAAAAAGGCCTGACAGTAGACGAAGCTGGTTTTGGCGTGGAGATGGAGCAGCAGAAGAACCGTTCACGTAACGCATCGGCTTCAGAGCAAAGCGACTGGGTTATAGTTCAACCGGACGTTACGACTGAGTTTGTGGGCTACGACTGCAATGTTTCGGATTCGCACATCGTGCGTTACCGACAGGTGAAGACCAAGAATAAGAGCGAGTTTCATATCGTGCTCGACAGAACGCCTTTCTATGCAGAGAGTGGTGGTCAGGTAGGTGATACCGGTTATCTTGTTTCTGATAGTGAGCAGATCGAAGTGCTGGACACGAAAAAAGAGAACGATCTTATACTTCATATTACAACTAAGTTACCACAGAACATCGAAGCTGCTTTCCGTAGCGAGATCGATTTTGAGCGTCGTAACTATATCCGTAAGAACCACTCCGCTACACACTTACTGCATGCCGCTTTACGTGAAGTTTTAGGTGAGCACGTGCAGCAGAAAGGCTCCTTGGTAAACGAAAAAGTACTGCGCTTCGACTTCTCGCATTTCGCTAAAGTAGAAGATGCCCAGATTCGTGAGATAGAGCACATTGTGAACGAGCGCGTACGCCAAAGTATACCACTGGAAGAGCAGCGAAATGTGCCTATTGCTGAAGCCAAAGAAATGGGAGCAACCGCCCTGTTCGGCGAGAAGTATGGCGAGTATGTTCGCGTCATCGCTTTCGACAGAGAGCACTCAGTAGAGCTTTGCGGTGGTACGCACGTGTACAATACCGGCGAGATCGGTTACTTTAAGATCGTATCTGAAAGCTCTGTAGCTGCCGGTGTGCGACGTATAGAAGCCGTAACTGCTTCACTTGCCGAAGACTTTGTGCAGGCGCAGTTAGACGAATTGCATGCTGTTCGTGAAGTGCTGAACACGCAAAGTAATGTATCTGGTGCTGTGCAGAAACTACAGGACGACAACAAAGCCCTGCAAAAGCAGCTTGAGCAATTTGAGCTGAAACAACTAAGTGGCCTGAAAGATACGCTGGCCCAGAAAGCACTACAGCTAGATGGTATAAACCTGGTAGCTGAGCAGGTTGAAGTTAGCAACGCAGACCACCTGAAGAAGCTGGCTTTCGATATGCGACAGGTAGTAGATAACCTTATATTGGTACTGGCTGCTGAAATAGATGGCAAACCACAGATCGCAGTAATGCTTTCGGATAACCTGGTTGCTGAAAAGAACCTGAACGCCAGCCAGATGGTACGCGAACTTGCCAAAGAAATTAAAGGCGGCGGCGGCGGTCAGCCGTTCTATGCAACTGCCGGCGGTAAAGATTCATCAGGCTTACAGGCCGTACCGGGCAAAGCGGTAGAATTGGTTAAATCGTTAATGAATAATTAG
- a CDS encoding MerR family transcriptional regulator, translating into MPYKEKEIEKQYYTIGEVAAMFDVAASLIRFWETEFEQLKPKKNKKGNRQYTKQDIETLRTVYHLVKERGYTIQGAKEVMKNKSVQTKDKIEMIDSLEKVRSFLVGIKNQLNTKA; encoded by the coding sequence ATGCCTTATAAAGAAAAAGAAATAGAGAAACAGTATTACACGATTGGTGAAGTTGCTGCCATGTTTGATGTTGCCGCATCATTGATACGCTTCTGGGAAACCGAATTTGAGCAGCTGAAGCCTAAAAAGAATAAAAAAGGAAACCGCCAGTATACCAAGCAGGATATTGAAACGCTGCGCACCGTTTATCACCTTGTAAAAGAGCGCGGCTATACCATACAAGGCGCAAAGGAAGTGATGAAGAACAAGTCTGTGCAGACCAAGGATAAGATAGAGATGATCGATTCGCTCGAGAAAGTGCGGTCTTTCCTGGTTGGTATTAAAAATCAGCTGAACACTAAAGCCTAA
- the dprA gene encoding DNA-processing protein DprA has product MGDNKNLYEVAITQIPGIGPQLTRQLVSYCGSPHGVFHAPPGKLQKIPGIGPVAYKNLTQGTKQALLQAEKLLKQAEQHDVQLLFYTSPKYPDRLKQIADAPTLLYFRGNGNLNQRRIISIVGTRQVSNYGQAITEKIVADLASYNVLIVSGLAYGIDIVSHRAAIQAGLPTIGVMASGPDIVYPAVHRKYAERMLTQGGLLTENTFGTKPDAPRFPARNRIIAGMSDCTIVVEAALKSGTLITADLAHGYDKEVMAVPGNITSPVSEGPNHLIKNHKAAIYTSVQDLVELLNWDLEDETQARKQKLQTFSPEEYTLDEMKVLNILQLTQDEHMDNISWKTQIPVSLLASVLLTLEFKGMVKAMPGKRFGLIR; this is encoded by the coding sequence ATGGGAGATAACAAGAACCTTTACGAAGTTGCCATTACCCAGATACCCGGCATCGGGCCACAGCTTACGCGCCAGCTGGTAAGTTACTGTGGCTCTCCGCATGGCGTATTTCATGCACCCCCGGGTAAACTGCAGAAGATTCCGGGAATCGGGCCTGTTGCTTATAAAAACCTTACTCAAGGCACCAAACAGGCTTTACTGCAGGCCGAAAAATTGTTAAAACAGGCTGAGCAGCATGACGTACAGTTGCTATTCTATACTTCACCAAAATACCCCGACCGGCTGAAACAGATCGCCGATGCTCCTACCCTTTTATATTTTCGCGGAAATGGCAACCTGAACCAGCGGCGCATTATTTCTATAGTTGGAACGCGGCAGGTCAGTAACTATGGCCAGGCTATTACTGAGAAAATTGTAGCAGACCTGGCTTCTTATAATGTGCTTATTGTCAGCGGCCTGGCTTACGGGATTGATATCGTGTCGCATAGGGCGGCGATACAGGCAGGTTTGCCAACTATAGGCGTGATGGCTAGTGGGCCGGACATCGTTTACCCGGCAGTGCACCGGAAATATGCGGAGCGCATGCTTACCCAGGGCGGGCTGTTAACGGAGAATACCTTTGGCACCAAACCCGATGCGCCACGCTTTCCGGCACGTAACCGTATTATTGCCGGCATGAGCGACTGTACTATAGTTGTGGAAGCTGCTCTGAAAAGTGGCACTTTAATTACCGCAGACCTGGCACATGGCTACGACAAGGAAGTAATGGCTGTACCCGGAAATATCACATCCCCCGTTTCTGAAGGACCAAACCATCTCATTAAAAACCATAAAGCCGCCATTTATACGTCGGTTCAGGATCTGGTAGAATTATTAAACTGGGACCTGGAAGATGAAACACAGGCTCGAAAGCAAAAACTACAAACCTTTTCTCCTGAAGAATATACGCTGGATGAGATGAAAGTGCTAAATATACTGCAACTAACCCAGGACGAACACATGGACAATATCAGCTGGAAAACCCAGATCCCGGTAAGTCTGCTGGCTTCGGTGTTGCTTACCTTAGAGTTTAAAGGAATGGTGAAAGCGATGCCGGGCAAGCGTTTTGGATTGATACGCTAG